A stretch of Gossypium hirsutum isolate 1008001.06 chromosome A06, Gossypium_hirsutum_v2.1, whole genome shotgun sequence DNA encodes these proteins:
- the LOC107962843 gene encoding uncharacterized protein has protein sequence MLQKQSRSVRFFFNQISNCNHKGNDIFMAFLARNDPLFSRHLHTSPNDQRRCFQFLGKLVPLENYNVSRCGSGGDFKFNKAASGLNLTVKSCLNDSPRKWDQKALAFASQLASELEISKHDEPQKRANTVADSRGLSQRGTLDFPDKPLPEKIVVAVDVDEVLGNFVSALNRFIADRYSLNHSVSEYHVYEFFRIWNCSRDEADIRVHEFFKTPYFKNGIHPLPGAQRALHKLSRFCNLSVVTSRQNVIKDHTIEWLEKHYPGLFHEIHFGNHFALDGESRPKSEICRLLGAKILIDDNPRYAIECAQVGIRVLLFDYENSYPWCKTQSIDEHPLVTKVHSWEEVEQQIASWIVSSTIL, from the exons ATGTTACAGAAGCAAAGCAGAAGTGTTCGTTTCTTCTTCAATCAAATCTCTAACTGTAACCATAAGGGAAACGATATTTTCATGGCGTTTTTGGCCCGTAACGACCCCCTTTTTTCCAGGCACCTTCACACGTCGCCCAACGACCAGCGCCGTTGCTTCCAGTTCTTGGGCAAACTCGTGCCTCTCGAAAATTACAATGTCAGCCGCTGCGGCAGCGGCGGCGATTTCAAGTTCAACAAAGCGGCCTCTGGCTTAAATTTGACTGTCAAAAGTTGCCTCAATGATTCGCCGAGAAAGTGGGATCAGAAAGCACTCGCCTTCGCTTCCCAATTGGCGAGCGAATTAGAAATCTCTAAACATGATGAACCCCAGAAAAGGGCGAATACAGTGGCTGATTCTCGTGGCTTGTCTCAAAGAGGGACTCTTGATTTTCCTGACAAGCCGTTGCCTGAGAAAATCGTGGTTGCTGTCGATGTCGATGAAG TACTGGGAAACTTTGTGTCGGCTTTGAATAGATTTATAGCGGATCGTTATTCGTTAAATCATTCAGTTTCGGAGTACCATGTTTACGAGTTTTTCAGG aTATGGAACTGTTCTCGTGATGAAG CTGATATCCGTGTCCATGAGTTCTTCAAGACACCATACTTCAAGAATGGTATCCATCCACTCCCAGGCGCTCAGAGGGCGCTTCACAAGTTATCTAGATTCTGTAACCTTTCCGTTGTAAC GTCTCGGCAGAATGTGATCAAGGACCATACAATTGAGTGGTTAGAGAAGCATTATCCCGGACTTTTCCATGAGATTCACTTTGGCAACCATTTTGCTCTTGATGGTGAATCTAGACCCAAGTCAGAGATATGCCG GTTGTTGGGAGCCAAGATCCTAATTGATGATAACCCTAGATATGCTATTGAGTGTGCTCAAGTTGGAATCAGGGTTCTGCTTTTTGATTACGAGAATTCTTATCCTTGGTGTAAGACGCAATCAATTGATGAACATCCTTTGGTGACTAAAGTGCATAGCTGGGAAGAAGTGGAACAACAAATAGCGTCTTGGATCGTTAGTTCTACCATCCTTTAA